A window from Macaca nemestrina isolate mMacNem1 chromosome 8, mMacNem.hap1, whole genome shotgun sequence encodes these proteins:
- the LOC139355958 gene encoding zinc finger protein 669-like, with product MGFARFFSEESLQRSDAGNLQEPGFCRNHMVQRLRESKEGSQYGQVVSHIPNLDLNANISTGLKQCECSICGKVFVHHSLLNRHILAHSGYKPYGEKQYKCEQCGKLFVSVPGVRRHMIMHSGNPAYKCTIRGKAFHFLNSVERHQRTHTGEKPYKCKQCGKAFTVSSSCLIHGRTHTGEKPYECKECGKTLRFSCFKMHERTHTGERCTKCDKAFSCSTSLHDHGSIHTGERPYECKQCGKAFSRLSSLCNHRSTHTGEKPYEWSFFSVQPLSWLLYGIHFSWHVTI from the exons atgggctttgctagattcttctcagaagaatctctccagagaagtgatgcaggaaacctgcaggaacctggcttctgtag aaatcatatGGTACAGAGACTGCgtgaaagcaaagaaggtagtCAGTATGGACAAGTTGTCAGCCACATTCCAAATCTTGATCTGAATGCGAACATTTctactggattaaaacaatgtgaatgcagtatttgtggaaaagtctttgtacatcattccctccttaataggcacatcctagctcactcaggatacaaaccatatggagagaagcaatataaatgtgaacagtgtgggaaactctttgtttctgttccaggtgttagaagacacatgataatgcacagtggaaatccagCTTATAAATGTACGATACGTGggaaagcttttcattttctcaattcagttgaaagacatcagagaactcacacaggagaaaaaccctataaatgtaaacaatgtggtaaagcATTCACTGTTTCCAGTTCTTGTCTAATACATGGacgaactcacactggagagaaaccctacgaatgtaaggaatgtgggaaaacactcagattttcttgttttaagatgcatgaaaggactcacactggagagagatgtaccaaatgtgataaagccttcagctgttccacttcccttcatgaccatggaagcattcatactggagagagaccctatgaatgtaaacaatgtggcaaagcctttagtcgtttgagttccctttgtaaccatagaagtactcatactggagagaaaccttatgaatggagcttcttctcagtccaacCACTGAGCTGGCTGTTGTATGGAATCCACTTTTCGtggcatgtcacaatctga